One Odocoileus virginianus isolate 20LAN1187 ecotype Illinois chromosome 4, Ovbor_1.2, whole genome shotgun sequence DNA segment encodes these proteins:
- the LOC139034642 gene encoding cilia- and flagella-associated protein 44-like, with product MQQTLLLKTLQFGIETEPIPEDIEDSKAYSIENARRKREHDKLMKEVEEIKAGKREQIKALRNQLQKLLQMNEELPKHMQFKRTDFDLDSKIRAEIGKKTANKIQRVEKELAWEKEKHQLGLKKLQNR from the exons ATGCAACAGACACTATTACTAAAGACCCTGCAG TTTGGAATAGAAACAGAGCCAATTCCAGAAGATATTGAAGATTCTAAAGCCTACAG tATTGAGAAtgccagaagaaaaagagaacatgACAAGTTAATGAAAGAAGTAGAAGAAATCAAGGCTGGAAAGAGAGAACAGATCAAAGCTTTaagaaatcaattacagaaaCTACTACAGATGAATGAAGAATTACCCAAACATATGCAGTTTAAACGGACA GATTTTGATCTAGATTCCAAAATTCGTGctgagattggaaagaaaacagcTAATAAAATTCAACGAGTGGAAAAGGAATTGGCTTGGGAAAAGGAGAAACACCAGCTTGGCCTAAAGAAGCTACAGAATAGGTAA